The Cryobacterium roopkundense sequence AACTCGGTGCGCAACTCGCGGCCCAGGCCGATTGCAATCGCGTAGGACGCGATGATCAGACCCTCGTGGTCTGCGATGGACGCGAGCAGGGCGCCCGGGGTCAGAGAGGTAGTTGACATGAAGGGAGCATGGCCCGGGACGCAGAACTCGTGGCCACGATCCGCGAATCTGTGCAGAACTTTCCGTGCGAGCTCCTGGGGTGGGGAGCGGGGAGGCGCGCCGTTGTGGCGGCACGCGCCCGCTGGGGCGGGAGCGCCCGGCGACGGCGGCGCGGCTGGGCGCGGGCAGGGCGCGGTGCGGGGCGCTGGCCGAGCGCGCGGCCGGCTCACGGGGAGGCCCCGGTAGAATGACAACACCATCCTTTAACTGCAGGAGTCCACACAATGGTTGATGTTCGGCGGGTCAAACTTCCCGGCGTCGGTGTGCTGCACACCTTCATCACGGATGACGGTGGCAAAGTCGGCGTCATAGCCCACCGCTCGGGTCACAGCGACCTGATCACGTTTGCCGACGACGAGGGCGGCCCCGATGCGGCCAAAGTGTCCCTGCGCCTGAACGAGGACGAGGCGCACACCCTCGCGGAGTTGCTTGGCGGCACGCAGATCACCGAATCTCTGACTGCGCTCGACCAGATCCCCGGCCTGAGCATCGACTGGTTCACCGTGGACTACGAAGACCACATCGCCGGCCAGCCCCTCGGCAACCCCGCCGATCGCGGCATCGCCGGGCTCACCGTGGTCGCCGTGGTGCGCGGCGAATCGGCTAACCCGGCACCCGCCGCCGACTTCAAGGTTTTCCCGGGGGACACCCTCGTCGTTGCTGGATCTCCCGAAAAGGTCGCCAAGGCATTCGCCTTCTTCCGCACGGGAGAACTCAAGAGCAAGACCGTCAACGCGCCGCCAGGGGGCTAGTCGATGCACCTGGGCGAAGACCTCATCACTCTCGGCATTCTGCTCGTCGTTGCGTATGTGTTCGGTCGTTTGGGCAAGCTCGTCGGGCTGCCCTCGATTCCGATCTACATGATCGTGGGGGTTCTGGCGAGCCCGAACACCAACTTCTTCCCCCTCGACTTCCAGTCCGGCGATATCGAGCTGATCGCGGTCTTCGGCCTGATCCTGCTGCTCTTCAGCCTGGGTCTCGAATTCGATCAGGAGGAATTCTTCGGCAACGCCAAGACCCTGCTCATCTCGGGTGGCTCCTGGGTGCTCATCAACATGGGCGCGGGCTTCGTCTTCGGCATGCTCGTGGGGTGGGGCCCCCGGGAAGCCCTGGTGATCGCCGGGATGACTGGCACGTCGTCGAGCGCCATCATCACGAAACTCCTGATCGAGCTCCGTCGCCTGGCCAACAAAGAGACGCCGATGATCCTCGGCGTCACGGTGGTCGGGGACATCTTCATCGCCATCTACCTGTCGATCGTCTCCGTGGTCCTGAGCGGAAAGACCGAGGTCTGGCCGATCGTGCTGCAGCTCTCGATCGCCTTTCTGTTCCTCGTCGTCATGTTTTCGCTCGCGCGCTGGGGCGGCCGCGTCGTCTCACGGCTCATGCGAACCAAAGACGACGAACTCTTCACCATCCTGTTCTTCGGCCTCGTCGTGCTGTTCGCCGGCATCGGCGAGATCATCGGCGTGACGGATGCCATCGGCGCCTTCCTGATCGGAGTCGTGCTCGGCGCGAGCACCTACCGCGCCCGTATCGAGCGCGTGGCGGTTCCCCTGCGGGACATCTTCGCGGCTTTCTTCTTCCTGAACTTCGGCCTCGCGCTCAACGTCGCCGAATTCGGGTCGGTCATTCAGGTCGTGCTGCTCGCAGTCATCATGACGTTTGTGTTGAGTCTTGGCTCCGGAGTTCTGCTCGCCTGGCTCCACAAGATGGGACCGCGCGAAGCCCTGAATACCGCCGCGATCTTCGTGAACCGCGGTGAGTTCACCCTGATCCTCGCCACCTTGAGTGTGACCGCCGGGCTGGACCCCCGGCTGCAACCATTCGCCGGCCTGTACGTGCTCGTGATGGCGATTCTCGGTCCGCTGTTTGCCGCGAACTCCGAGAAGATCGGGGCCATGCTGCGAAAGCGAGTAACCGTGGCCGGCACCCGGCCGCCGCGAAACCCGATGCTCGACGAAGAGATCGCCCTCGTTGAGGCCGCCACCCAGGACCAGGCCGCCGAGGCCCGAACGGATGCCGGTGCCGCCGCCCGCCGTGCGGCGAAGCGAACCGCAGACGAAACGACCACCACGGCATCCGCTCCCACGGCCCGGGATGCGGCCATGGACGCGATGCTGGAATTTGCCAGGGACCGGCCAGACCCCGACCGGGCGAAACCGCCCCGCCCCGATGCCGCGGCACCGGGAACACCAGACAAACCTGCACGAAAACCACGAACGGGTGACTACACGTGATCGAGATGATGAGACGCCCACGTTGGGTGCTCGCGCTACTTTTGGCTCTGGCGATTGCGGCGGCCTTCGCCGTGCTGGGGCACTGGCAGCTTGACCGCGCCATCGAGTCCGGCGTGGTTGTGGAGCGATCCACCGAACTCGTGATGCCGCTCGAGGACGTCACAGAGCCCGACGGCCCGAGCACGCAGGTGGCGACCGGGCAAATGGTGCAGTTCGATGCGGCCCCGGTACCGGGCGACGAGCAGGTAATCAGCAAACGGTTCAATGGTGGCGAGCTGGGGTTCTGGGTGGTCAGCCACTACATTATTCCCGAGAACTCGGCGCACATTGCGGTGGCCCGTGGCTGGTCGGCCGACGAGGCCGGGGCACAGAAGGCGGCCGCGGCGCTCGCGTCAGAGCGCGCCGGCCCGGTCACGCTCGTGGGACGATTCCTACCCGGCGAGGCCCCGGAGCTGCCGGACGAGAACGGGCCGTCGAGCGTGCAGACCACGGTTGCGCCTTCCGCGCTGGTGAACCTGTGGGCGAACTTCACCGACCAGTCCGTGTACTCGGGTTACATAGTGGATTCCTCCGCACCGGCCGGTCTCGCCGTGATCGATTCGCCGGAGCCGGTCATCGGGTCGTCGGTCAACTGGCTCAACATCTTCTATGCCATCGAATGGGTCGTGTTCGGTGGGTTCGCGGTGTTCCTCTGGTACCGCCTCGTGCGCGACGCCGTGGAACGCGAACTCGAAGACGCCGAGGAAGCGGCTGCGGAAGCTCTCACCTCTGGCACGTAGAATTACAGTCATGCCTCGTTTACCCAAGCCCGCCGATGTATCCAAGCTTCCCGGTGCGCTCCGGCTGTACAAGGTGTCCTCGGTCATCACGGGAGTGTTCCTGCTCCTGCTCTGCGCCGAAATGGTCATCAAGTACTCCTTCGGTCACGAGATCGAGATGGCCGGCCCGCAGGGCTTCCTGGCCCTCGTGCCGACCGATACCGTGACGGCCGTCAACCTGAGCACCGGCATCCTGATCGCGCACGGCTGGTTTTACGTGCTGTACCTGTTCGCCGACTTCCGCCTCTGGAGCCTCATGCGTTGGCCGTTCTGGCGCTTCGTGCTGATCGCCCTCGGCGGCGTCGTTCCCACCCTGTCGTTCTTTGTTGAGATCCCCACCGCTCGCACTGTGAAGCGCTTCCTCTCCGAGAACGCCGTCAAGACCGCGGCAGTTGCCGAGAAGGCCGAGGCCACAGCATGAGCGTGACTGACCAGACAACCGAAAACACGGATGCCGCGGTGCCGGCGCTCTCCGGAATCGACCGCCCCGTGCTGGTCGTGGACTTCGGTGCGCAGTACGCGCAGCTGATCGCCCGACGCGTGCGCGAGGCATCCGTTTACTCCGAAATCGTGGCGCACACCATCACCGCCGCGGAGATCAAGGCGAAGAACCCGCTGGGCATCGTGCTCAGTGGCGGACCGTCGAGCGTCTACGCCGAGGGTGCCCCGGCATTCGACGCGGAGATCTTCGAGCTCGGCATTCCCGTGCTCGGCATTTGTTACGGCTTCCAGGTGATGGCGACTGCCCTCGGCGGCACCGTCGCCCAGACCGGCGCGCGCGAGTACGGCTCGACGCCGGTCACCGTGAGCAACGGCGCGAATGTGCTGCTCGCCGACCAGCCCGAAGCACAGACCGTGTGGATGAGCCACGGCGACTCGGTGGCCACCGCGCCGGCCGGGTTCACGGTGCTCGCCTCCACGAGCTCGACCCCCGTCGCGGCCTTCGCCAACGACGAGCGTCGCCTGTACGGCGTGCAGTGGCACCCCGAGGTCAAGCACTCCGAAAACGGTCAGCACGTGCTCGAGAACTTCCTGCACCGCGCGGCTGGCATCGCCGCCGATTGGAACAGCGGAAACGTCATCACCGAGCAGGTCGCCAGGATCCGCGCCCAGGTCGGCACCGGCAAGGTCATCTGCGGCCTGTCCGGCGGAGTCGACTCCGCGGTGGCCGCCGCGCTCGTGCACAAGGCCATCGGCGACCAGCTCGTGTGCGTGTTCGTCGACCACGGCCTGCTCCGCCAAGACGAGCGCCGTCAGGTCGAGGAAGACTACGTGAAGGCCACCGGCATCCGCCTGGTGACCGTCGACGTGCGGGAGCAGTTCCTCACGGCCCTCGAGGGTGTCAGCGACCCGGAGACCAAGCGCAAGATCATCGGTCGCGAGTTCATCCGCACCTTCGAGCAGGCCCAGGCCGAGCTCATCAGGGAGGCGGCCGAGATCGACGGCGACCCGATCCGCTTCCTCGTGCAGGGCACCCTGTACCCCGACGTGGTCGAGTCCGGCGGCGGAAGCGGAACCGCCAATATCAAGAGCCACCACAACGTGGGCGGCCTTCCCGACGACCTCAAGTTTGAGCTCGTGGAGCCGCTGCGCACCCTGTTCAAGGACGAGGTTCGTGCCATCGGCGCCGAGCTCGGCCTGCCAGCCGAGATCGTGCAGCGCCAGCCGTTCCCCGGACCCGGCCTCGGCATCCGCATTGTCGGGTCGATCAACCAGGAACGCCTCGACCTGCTGAGGAAAGCGGATGCCATCGTTCGCGCCGAGCTGACCGCCGCCGGCCTCGACAACGAGATCTGGCAGTGCCCCGTCGTACTGCTCGCCGATGTTCGTTCGGTGGGGGTGCAGGGCGACGGCCGCACCTACGGCCACCCGATCGTGCTGCGCCCGGTGTCGAGCGAAGACGCGATGACTGCCGACTGGACGCGCGTGCCGTACGACATTCTGGCGAAGATCAGCAACCGCATCACAAATGAGGTGGACGGCGTGAACCGCGTCGTGCTCGACATCACGTCGAAGCCGCCGGGAACCATCGAGTGGGAGTGACCTCGCACTGACCGACCCGACGGTCGCCTCTCCTGCTCCTGAAAGCGGTTCACGCGCCTGTAATTACAGCCGCCCGAGCCGCTTTCGGCCGCACGACAGCGGCGAGGCTCAGCCCTTGGGGGAGCGGAGCCAGCGACGCACCGCGATGAACACGACCCAGCCGAGGGCGGCTACGGTGATGACGGCGCTGATGACGTAGCCGATCGTGGCGTTGTTTCCGGAGATCTCGGCCGAGAGAAGCGCGGGCAGGTGCAAAAAGCTCATTGTTCTAGCTAAGCACCGTTTGAGGCCGGCGCTTCACCGTGCACAGAAATCGTGGCCGGTGTCGGGGTCTCCGAATGGGTATCGAGATCCCAGGCGCGCAGGCGCCGCAGCAGGCTGCGCTTCTTGTCGGTGTGCCCCTGCATGCGCCCGAGGATGCCGGCGAGCATGGAGATCGCCTCCGGGATGAACGGGCCCTTATTGAGCATCACGCACTCGGCCCGTTCGGCCATGGCGGCATCGGTCACCTCGGCCCGGGACGGCAGCCCGGTGCGGGCGAGAGTGTCGAGCACCTGGGTGGCCCAGATGACCGGGGCATGTGCGGCCTCGCACAGCCACAGGATCTCCTCCTGCACCTCGGCGAGCCGTTCGAACCCGGCCTCAACGGCGAGGTCGCCCCGGGCGATCATCACGCCCACGTTCTGCCACCGCATGGCCTCCAGCAGGATTTGTGGCAGCGCCTCGAACGCGGCGACGGTTTCGATCTTGAGCACGACGCCGAGTGCGGGGTTGGCCTGGAGGTGAGACAGCAGGTCGCGTACGTCTTCTGCACTGCGCACGAAGGACATATTAACGATGTCGGCGTGGCTGCGGACGAACTCGAGGTCGGCGGCGTCCTGGTCGGTGAGTGCCGAGATGGACAGCAGCGTATCGGGTAGATTGATGCCCTTCTCTGCGCGCAGTTTCGTTCCCTCGTGCCCGGCCCGGTGCACCGCGATCGTGATCTGCGTCGGGGCAACGGCGATGATGACCCCGGCGATTTTGCCGTCATCGAGCAGCACACGGTGACCGCGGTGCGCTTCGCGGAATGCCTCCGGCAGGGTGCAGCCGATCCGGTGTACTCCGTTGGTCGAGAGCGGGACCGGGCTGAGATCCGCGGTGAGGATGAGCGTATCGCCGCGACGCACGAGCAGGAACTGCTCGGTC is a genomic window containing:
- a CDS encoding cation:proton antiporter translates to MHLGEDLITLGILLVVAYVFGRLGKLVGLPSIPIYMIVGVLASPNTNFFPLDFQSGDIELIAVFGLILLLFSLGLEFDQEEFFGNAKTLLISGGSWVLINMGAGFVFGMLVGWGPREALVIAGMTGTSSSAIITKLLIELRRLANKETPMILGVTVVGDIFIAIYLSIVSVVLSGKTEVWPIVLQLSIAFLFLVVMFSLARWGGRVVSRLMRTKDDELFTILFFGLVVLFAGIGEIIGVTDAIGAFLIGVVLGASTYRARIERVAVPLRDIFAAFFFLNFGLALNVAEFGSVIQVVLLAVIMTFVLSLGSGVLLAWLHKMGPREALNTAAIFVNRGEFTLILATLSVTAGLDPRLQPFAGLYVLVMAILGPLFAANSEKIGAMLRKRVTVAGTRPPRNPMLDEEIALVEAATQDQAAEARTDAGAAARRAAKRTADETTTTASAPTARDAAMDAMLEFARDRPDPDRAKPPRPDAAAPGTPDKPARKPRTGDYT
- the guaA gene encoding glutamine-hydrolyzing GMP synthase — encoded protein: MLVVDFGAQYAQLIARRVREASVYSEIVAHTITAAEIKAKNPLGIVLSGGPSSVYAEGAPAFDAEIFELGIPVLGICYGFQVMATALGGTVAQTGAREYGSTPVTVSNGANVLLADQPEAQTVWMSHGDSVATAPAGFTVLASTSSTPVAAFANDERRLYGVQWHPEVKHSENGQHVLENFLHRAAGIAADWNSGNVITEQVARIRAQVGTGKVICGLSGGVDSAVAAALVHKAIGDQLVCVFVDHGLLRQDERRQVEEDYVKATGIRLVTVDVREQFLTALEGVSDPETKRKIIGREFIRTFEQAQAELIREAAEIDGDPIRFLVQGTLYPDVVESGGGSGTANIKSHHNVGGLPDDLKFELVEPLRTLFKDEVRAIGAELGLPAEIVQRQPFPGPGLGIRIVGSINQERLDLLRKADAIVRAELTAAGLDNEIWQCPVVLLADVRSVGVQGDGRTYGHPIVLRPVSSEDAMTADWTRVPYDILAKISNRITNEVDGVNRVVLDITSKPPGTIEWE
- a CDS encoding SURF1 family cytochrome oxidase biogenesis protein, translating into MMRRPRWVLALLLALAIAAAFAVLGHWQLDRAIESGVVVERSTELVMPLEDVTEPDGPSTQVATGQMVQFDAAPVPGDEQVISKRFNGGELGFWVVSHYIIPENSAHIAVARGWSADEAGAQKAAAALASERAGPVTLVGRFLPGEAPELPDENGPSSVQTTVAPSALVNLWANFTDQSVYSGYIVDSSAPAGLAVIDSPEPVIGSSVNWLNIFYAIEWVVFGGFAVFLWYRLVRDAVERELEDAEEAAAEALTSGT
- a CDS encoding cation:proton antiporter regulatory subunit, encoding MVDVRRVKLPGVGVLHTFITDDGGKVGVIAHRSGHSDLITFADDEGGPDAAKVSLRLNEDEAHTLAELLGGTQITESLTALDQIPGLSIDWFTVDYEDHIAGQPLGNPADRGIAGLTVVAVVRGESANPAPAADFKVFPGDTLVVAGSPEKVAKAFAFFRTGELKSKTVNAPPGG
- a CDS encoding DUF3817 domain-containing protein — protein: MPRLPKPADVSKLPGALRLYKVSSVITGVFLLLLCAEMVIKYSFGHEIEMAGPQGFLALVPTDTVTAVNLSTGILIAHGWFYVLYLFADFRLWSLMRWPFWRFVLIALGGVVPTLSFFVEIPTARTVKRFLSENAVKTAAVAEKAEATA